One Athene noctua chromosome 32, bAthNoc1.hap1.1, whole genome shotgun sequence genomic region harbors:
- the POLA2 gene encoding DNA polymerase alpha subunit B — protein MAAPEPEPVSAEAVLRELGLFELRCQGQDVPDRLVGLCLTHGLGPVALANELLAFVTSKDLGTQLCADGLDAFEHELSAKRRVRVPPRRNNRLHDVHSLHELLEEEEEDELLDAYATAAKRSRQRGGSSPPPARPRRGPGPCARFSPSITPSQKYPTRSGRGEVVASFGSTQGPSWSGRGGHGFTPKLFGPPEQNLTKNYKFMFQKALDIREALSWRIEELGDALKNHHHLDDFASVSLPAQEPVTVLGQIGCDSNGKLNPKSVVLEGDREHSSGGQIPLDLSELQEFSLFPGQIVALEGTNSTGRRMVVSKIYEGVPLPFHAPPEPASEQRMVLVACGPFTPSDSVAYDPLADLIEVIARDRPDVCVLFGPFLDAKHEQVENCQLLGSFAEIFKICLKTIIEGTRSAGSHLVLVPSLRDVHHDFVYPQPPFACPDLPKDDKPRVHLVSDPCTLDIDGVVLGLTSTDLLFHMGAEEISSSSGISDRFTRILKHVLTQRSYYPLYPPSEELNVDYENLYSYTSLPVTPDVLVTPSELRYFVKDVLGCVCINPGRLTKGRVGGTYGRLYLQREDAEGQRRSPCVAAQVVKI, from the exons ATGGCGgcgccggagccggagccggtgtcggccgaggcggtgctgcgggaACTGGGGCTCTTCGAGCTGCGCTGCCAGGGCCAGGACGTGCCCGACAGGC TGGTGGGGCTGTGCCTGACCCACGGCCTGGGCCCGGTGGCGTTGGCCAACGAGCTGTTGGCCTTCGTCACCAGCAAAGACCTCGGCACCCAACTCTGCGCCGACGGCCTCGACGCCTTCGAACACGAG cTCTCGGCCAAGCGACGCGTCAGGGTCCCCCCGAGGAGGAACAACCGCCTCCATGACGTCCACTCCCTCCACGAGCT cctggaggaggaagaggaggacgaGCTGCTGGACGCCTACGCCACGGCGGCCAAG cgttcccggcagcgcggcggctccagcccccccccggcgcggccccggcgcggccccggcccctgcGCGAGGTTCTCCCCGAG CATCACCCCTTCCCAAAAATACCCAACGCGCAGCGGCCGGGGCGAGGTGGTGGCCTCGTTCGGCTCCACCCAGGGCCCCTCCTGGAGCGGCCGCGGCGGCCACGGTTTCACCCCAAAACTTTTTGGTCCTCCGGAACAAAATTTAACCAAAAACTACAAATTCATGTTCCAGAAAGCGCTCGACATCCGCGAAG CGCTGTCGTGGAGGATCGAGGAGCTCGGCGACGCCCTGAAGAACCACCATCACCTCGACGACTTCGCCTCCGTGTCGCTCCCAGCACAG GAACCAGTGACGGTGCTGGGCCAAATCGGTTGCGACAGCAACGGGAAACTCAACCCCAAATCAGTGGTGCTGGAGGGCGACCGGGAACACTCCTCGGGGGGACAAATCCCCCTCGACCTCTCGGAGCTGCAGGAATTTTCCCTTTTTCCCGGCCAG ATCGTGGCGCTGGAGGGGACCAACAGCACCGGGAGGAGGATGGTGGTTTCAAAAATCTACGAG GGGGTGCCGCTTCCTTTCCACGCGCCGCCGGAACCGGCCTCGG AGCAGAGGATGGTGCTGGTGGCCTGTGGCCCCTTCACCCCCTCCGACAGCGTCGCCTACGACCCCCTCGCCGACCTCATCGAGGTCATCGCCCGCGACCGCCCCGACGTCTGCGTCCTG TTTGGACCGTTCCTGGATGCCAAACACGAGCAAGTGGAG AACTGCCAACTCCTGGGGTCCTTCGCTGAGATTTTCAAGATCTGCCTGAAGACGATAATCGAAGGGACACGGAG CGCTGGCTCCCACCTGGTCCTCGTGCCCTCGCTCAGGGACGTTCACCACGACTTCGTTTACCCGCAGCCGCCCTTCGCCTGCCCCGACCTGCCCAAGGACGACAAACCG CGGGTTCACTTGGTGTCGGACCCCTGCACCCTGGACATCGACGGCGTCGTGCTGGGCCTGACCTCCACCGACCTGCTCTTCCACATGGGTGCCGAGGAGATCAGCAG CTCATCAGGGATCTCGGACAGGTTCACACGAATCCTCAAGCACGTCCTGACGCAGAGGAG TTACTACCCGTTGTACCCCCCCTCGGAGGAGCTGAATGTTGACTACGAGAATCTCTACAGCTACACCTCGTTACCCGTCACCCCGGACGTCCTCGTTACCCCCTCGGAGCTGCGGTACTTCGTTAAG GACGTTCTGGGCTGCGTCTGCATCAACCCCGGGCGACTGACAAAGGGCCGCGTCGGGGGCACCTACGGCCGCCTGTACCTCCAGCGGGAGGACGCCGAGGGCCAGCGCAGGAGCCCCTGTGTCGCCGCTCAAGTGGTTAAAATCTGA